The Sediminispirochaeta smaragdinae DSM 11293 genome has a segment encoding these proteins:
- a CDS encoding ATP-binding cassette domain-containing protein codes for MALIGVQNLTISFGGPPLLDGIDLQIEEGDRLCLLGRNGAGKSTFMKALAALIPSDGGKIARRKGLSTAYLSQDFPDDFSGLALEFVTGGVAERRLAAEQSLSLLGVAAEEHVSSLSGGQKRRVLLAQVLAAGADLLLLDEPTNHLDIDTILKLEDFLLRRVKSVVFVTHDRSFARQLANRVAEIDRGKLYSFSCSYDEFLSRRDELLEAERRAWEVFDKKLAEEEEWLRRGIRARRTRNEGRVKALMQMRDAYRQRRERSGHARMEIHKGERSGDIVIKTKGLTFGYDSALPIVKDFSTVIERGDRVGIVGPNGSGKTTLLRLLLGQLEPLNGSVRLGTNVTPLFFDQLRSDLDPNKTVVENVADGFDTVTLNGRKRHIIGYLRDFLFSEERAKSPVAHLSGGERNRLLLARLFARPSNLLIFDEPTNDLDVDTLELLEELLQEYEGTLLLVSHDRSFLDNVVTDCLVFTGEGQIAELAGGYADWANSPLFDSVREGGDDKVQEPKGEKPKTRDKVKLTFKQHRELEALPDAISALEEEQETIHNRLSDPELYKNGDEDPSLLAKRLEELDGELATAYQRWEELDAIDQAERV; via the coding sequence ATGGCACTCATCGGCGTACAGAATTTGACTATCTCCTTTGGCGGTCCTCCGCTTCTCGACGGCATTGATCTCCAGATTGAAGAGGGAGACCGTCTTTGCCTGCTCGGGAGAAACGGCGCGGGAAAATCGACCTTTATGAAGGCTTTGGCCGCTCTTATCCCATCGGACGGTGGAAAGATTGCGCGGCGGAAGGGGCTTTCCACCGCTTACCTTTCCCAGGATTTTCCCGACGACTTTTCAGGCCTCGCCTTGGAGTTCGTGACCGGTGGAGTTGCCGAACGCCGGCTCGCGGCAGAGCAGAGTTTAAGCCTGCTGGGAGTAGCGGCCGAAGAGCATGTATCCTCTTTGTCCGGGGGGCAGAAGCGCCGGGTCCTCCTTGCCCAGGTTCTTGCTGCCGGGGCAGATCTGTTACTTCTTGATGAACCGACAAACCACCTTGATATCGACACCATTCTCAAACTCGAGGATTTTTTGCTGCGCCGGGTCAAGAGTGTGGTTTTCGTAACCCACGATCGCTCCTTTGCCAGGCAACTGGCTAACCGTGTTGCCGAGATCGATAGAGGAAAACTGTATAGCTTCAGCTGTTCTTATGATGAGTTTCTTAGTCGCAGGGACGAGCTGCTGGAGGCAGAGCGTCGTGCCTGGGAGGTCTTTGATAAAAAGCTTGCCGAGGAAGAGGAGTGGCTACGGCGGGGAATCAGGGCCAGACGAACCCGTAACGAGGGGAGAGTAAAGGCCCTGATGCAGATGCGTGATGCCTACCGTCAGCGGCGGGAACGGAGTGGACATGCCCGGATGGAAATCCATAAAGGTGAACGTAGCGGCGATATCGTCATCAAGACAAAGGGCCTCACCTTTGGCTACGATTCTGCGCTTCCCATCGTAAAAGATTTTTCAACCGTCATAGAGCGTGGGGACAGGGTCGGTATCGTCGGTCCAAACGGCTCGGGAAAAACAACCCTGCTTCGCCTCCTTCTTGGCCAGTTGGAGCCTCTAAACGGAAGCGTTCGCCTCGGCACCAATGTCACCCCTCTCTTCTTTGATCAGCTGCGGAGCGACCTCGATCCGAACAAAACGGTGGTGGAAAACGTTGCCGACGGATTTGACACCGTAACGCTAAACGGTAGAAAGCGGCACATCATCGGATATCTCAGGGATTTCCTCTTTTCCGAGGAACGGGCAAAAAGTCCAGTGGCTCACCTCTCCGGAGGCGAAAGGAACAGGTTGCTCCTCGCCCGCCTTTTTGCGCGGCCGTCGAATCTTCTTATCTTTGACGAACCCACGAACGATCTCGATGTGGATACCCTGGAGCTTCTCGAAGAGCTTCTCCAGGAGTACGAAGGGACCCTTCTTCTGGTAAGCCACGACCGTTCATTTCTCGATAATGTGGTAACAGATTGTCTCGTCTTTACCGGGGAAGGGCAGATTGCAGAACTTGCCGGCGGTTATGCCGACTGGGCAAATTCTCCGCTGTTTGATTCGGTCCGTGAAGGCGGTGATGATAAGGTGCAGGAGCCAAAGGGCGAAAAGCCGAAAACCCGCGATAAGGTGAAACTCACGTTTAAGCAGCACCGGGAACTGGAGGCCCTTCCCGATGCCATTTCCGCTTTGGAAGAAGAACAAGAGACCATCCATAACCGGCTCTCCGACCCTGAACTCTATAAAAACGGCGATGAAGATCCATCGCTGCTGGCCAAAAGGCTCGAAGAACTTGACGGAGAATTGGCTACGGCCTACCAGAGGTGGGAAGAGCTCGATGCGATTGATCAGGCGGAAAGGGTGTGA
- a CDS encoding fasciclin domain-containing protein: MMRKRPSPIVFLIVLSILPSFSLFAAGRQEKASRGESAVHFTSKSLVRILEERNDVTFIASALRQSGLAKQMAELDGYTLFVPTDDVIARLPERARKALASDPQALLDVLTAQMVKGIVTVEELRKRPSVETLSGIHLQVGSRNGRITIADSDLIGEDLFGNGFLVHVVTGIIVPSIKL, translated from the coding sequence ATGATGCGGAAAAGACCATCACCAATTGTTTTTCTTATTGTCCTGAGTATACTTCCTTCCTTTTCGCTTTTTGCTGCAGGCAGACAGGAAAAAGCCTCCAGGGGAGAGTCCGCTGTTCATTTCACGTCGAAAAGTCTTGTAAGAATCCTTGAGGAAAGGAACGATGTTACATTTATTGCTTCCGCATTACGCCAAAGCGGTCTTGCAAAGCAGATGGCAGAACTTGACGGATATACCCTTTTTGTTCCTACCGACGATGTGATTGCGCGTTTGCCGGAACGGGCGAGAAAAGCTCTCGCTTCGGATCCCCAGGCGCTTTTGGATGTTCTTACCGCTCAGATGGTAAAGGGGATTGTTACCGTCGAGGAGCTGAGGAAGCGGCCGAGCGTAGAAACGCTATCCGGTATCCACCTCCAGGTGGGAAGCCGAAACGGGCGAATTACCATTGCCGATTCCGATCTCATAGGCGAGGATCTTTTCGGCAATGGCTTCCTCGTTCATGTGGTGACGGGAATCATTGTTCCCAGTATCAAGCTTTAA
- a CDS encoding methionine synthase: MAQADFRSLLGKRIIIFDGAMGTSIQALEIPDAAWEGKAGCNEILNKTAPEYIDAIHDSFLAAGADVVETNSFGATSIVLDDYDLASQSADLNRRAAEIARKAAGRHTSADRPRFVAGSMGPGTKLPTLGHITFDELYTAFRKQADALLEGGADLLVVETSQDLLQTKAAVIAAGDSAAQSGRDIPIIASVTVEQSGTMLMGSDLSAVVATLHPLRTDLIGINCAVGPDLMGPNLEQLASIYNGPIFCMPNAGLPEMKDGKTVYSLGPVQFAEIMAGYLARFHIAVAGGCCGTTPEYIRQLALRAEKMRPVPAPTSPMRPVLSSLFSAQPMIQEPAPFLIAEQANSNGSKVFRGMIDQEDWDAAADFLLDQTGYGAHAADLCVAVPGRNERSDMLNILNGAAARNRLPFVIDSTDPQVIETALKAIGGRPLINSINLEAGEEHAQKVFALAARYGAAIICLTIDEEGMAKTVEKKVAIARRLAAIARHAGLRNEDLVFDPLTFTLGSGDESLRSAGTESIRALSAIKEAVPGCLTVMGVSNISFGLAAPARRVLNSLFLSEAVSAGLDMAIVNPKKIRPVAALDPEARKAALDLIYHNEDGSALLRYLELFEKGKGISEEENKEKEQSLPPQELLRSRVIAGSKDRLEEIINRCLETTAAGDIINEILIPAMGIVGERFGKGEMQLPFVLQSAEVMKRSVSILEPHMEKGDSVSKRGTVILATVAGDVHDIGKNLVDIILSNNGYLVKNLGIKIGIDTIIKAAEEEKATAVGMSGLLVKSTAIMKSNLEEMKRRKLRLPVLLGGAALTPAFVEGQCRPAAPAEVYYCKDAFDALKALDSLKKAKGSAGSGQEADRGVVPAAPITPASNTPAPASTDTRKNTRPAPSPAQTARSAHGSHAPQAAEVCTCTECRPAGSPGPLPPPFFGARYGEGFDLHEIFETIDRRTLFRGRWGYKRGKMEQSAYEALIETEVLPKFEALKKLIIEEGLFVPHVRYGFFRCSREGDRLTVEQTGKKPCYLPFARLPQEKGGCLADRFPEEGGILPLQIVTLGEGPAQKSHLIYSEDRYGDYLRFHGLAAEATDALAALVHKSIDTLLFPSGTRTKRYSFGYPCCPDLEANRTIGALLDAASIGIGFTESGQMLPELSTSAVIVPYGL, translated from the coding sequence ATGGCACAAGCCGACTTTCGGAGTCTTTTGGGAAAGCGTATCATCATCTTCGACGGAGCCATGGGTACAAGCATTCAGGCCCTGGAGATTCCCGATGCCGCCTGGGAAGGCAAGGCCGGATGCAACGAAATTCTCAACAAAACGGCTCCGGAGTATATCGATGCCATACACGATTCCTTCCTTGCCGCCGGTGCGGATGTTGTCGAAACCAACAGTTTCGGCGCAACAAGTATCGTCCTTGACGATTACGATCTCGCATCCCAGAGTGCCGATCTGAACCGGCGTGCCGCAGAGATTGCCCGTAAAGCGGCCGGCCGTCATACAAGCGCTGATCGCCCCCGATTCGTAGCCGGTTCCATGGGACCGGGAACAAAACTGCCGACCCTTGGACATATCACCTTCGACGAACTCTACACGGCCTTTCGCAAACAGGCGGACGCCCTGCTCGAAGGGGGTGCGGACCTTCTCGTGGTGGAGACAAGCCAGGATCTTCTGCAAACAAAGGCCGCGGTCATTGCAGCCGGCGACAGCGCCGCACAATCGGGAAGGGATATTCCAATCATCGCTTCGGTAACCGTCGAGCAATCGGGAACCATGTTGATGGGAAGCGATCTTTCGGCAGTCGTGGCCACCCTCCACCCCCTGCGGACCGACCTGATCGGCATCAACTGTGCCGTGGGGCCCGATCTCATGGGTCCCAACCTGGAACAGCTTGCATCCATCTACAACGGCCCCATCTTCTGCATGCCGAACGCAGGATTACCGGAAATGAAGGACGGGAAGACCGTATACTCCCTGGGGCCGGTCCAGTTTGCAGAAATCATGGCAGGCTATCTGGCTCGGTTTCACATCGCCGTTGCCGGCGGATGCTGCGGAACAACGCCCGAATATATCCGGCAGCTGGCACTTCGCGCAGAAAAAATGAGACCGGTACCGGCGCCCACAAGCCCGATGCGACCGGTACTCTCTTCCCTCTTTTCAGCTCAGCCGATGATCCAGGAACCCGCACCCTTTCTCATTGCCGAGCAGGCCAACAGCAACGGCTCCAAAGTTTTTCGGGGCATGATCGATCAGGAGGATTGGGATGCGGCTGCCGACTTTCTCCTTGACCAGACCGGCTACGGTGCCCACGCCGCCGACCTCTGTGTCGCCGTACCCGGCCGTAACGAGAGGTCGGACATGCTCAACATCCTCAATGGTGCGGCGGCCCGAAACAGACTGCCCTTTGTCATCGACTCGACCGATCCGCAGGTGATCGAGACCGCATTGAAAGCCATCGGCGGACGGCCGCTGATCAACTCCATCAACCTCGAAGCGGGAGAAGAACATGCCCAGAAGGTCTTTGCCCTTGCCGCCCGCTACGGTGCAGCCATTATCTGCCTCACCATCGATGAAGAGGGCATGGCGAAAACCGTGGAAAAAAAGGTGGCCATTGCCCGGCGCCTGGCAGCCATAGCGAGGCACGCGGGTTTGCGCAATGAAGATCTGGTATTCGACCCCCTTACCTTCACCCTGGGCAGCGGAGACGAATCCTTGCGCAGCGCAGGGACCGAAAGCATCAGGGCCCTTTCGGCCATCAAAGAAGCCGTCCCCGGATGCCTTACCGTCATGGGAGTGAGCAACATCTCCTTCGGCCTTGCAGCGCCTGCCAGGCGGGTGTTAAACTCCCTTTTTCTTTCCGAAGCGGTCTCGGCGGGACTCGATATGGCCATCGTCAACCCGAAGAAGATACGACCGGTGGCAGCCCTGGATCCGGAGGCCCGAAAGGCTGCCCTCGATCTGATCTATCATAACGAGGATGGCTCCGCACTCCTGCGCTACCTCGAGCTGTTTGAAAAGGGTAAGGGCATCTCCGAGGAGGAGAACAAAGAAAAAGAGCAAAGCCTCCCGCCTCAGGAGCTCCTTCGATCACGGGTTATCGCGGGCTCGAAAGATCGCCTGGAAGAGATCATCAATCGCTGTCTCGAAACCACGGCGGCAGGCGATATCATAAACGAGATTCTCATCCCCGCCATGGGGATCGTCGGTGAACGATTCGGAAAGGGAGAGATGCAGCTCCCCTTCGTTCTCCAGTCTGCAGAGGTTATGAAGCGCTCCGTCTCCATCCTCGAACCCCATATGGAAAAGGGAGACTCCGTATCCAAGCGTGGAACGGTAATTCTCGCAACCGTCGCCGGGGATGTCCACGATATCGGCAAGAATTTGGTCGATATCATCCTCTCGAACAACGGCTACCTGGTCAAAAACCTCGGCATAAAGATCGGCATCGACACCATCATCAAGGCTGCTGAAGAAGAGAAGGCAACGGCAGTGGGAATGAGCGGCCTTTTGGTCAAATCCACCGCAATCATGAAATCCAACCTCGAAGAGATGAAACGGCGCAAGCTGCGGCTTCCCGTACTCCTTGGAGGAGCGGCTCTCACCCCCGCCTTTGTGGAAGGCCAGTGTCGCCCCGCTGCCCCGGCAGAGGTCTACTACTGCAAAGATGCATTCGACGCCCTCAAGGCGCTGGATAGCCTGAAGAAGGCAAAAGGCAGCGCCGGGTCAGGACAAGAGGCTGACAGAGGGGTCGTTCCTGCAGCGCCCATCACCCCCGCGTCCAACACCCCAGCGCCCGCCAGCACCGACACCCGCAAGAATACCCGCCCCGCCCCTTCCCCCGCACAAACGGCCCGGAGCGCTCACGGCTCCCACGCTCCCCAGGCCGCAGAAGTCTGCACCTGCACCGAATGCAGACCAGCGGGAAGCCCGGGCCCTCTTCCCCCACCCTTCTTCGGCGCCCGGTACGGGGAAGGCTTCGACTTGCATGAAATCTTCGAAACCATAGACAGGCGCACCCTCTTTCGCGGGCGCTGGGGATACAAGAGGGGCAAGATGGAGCAGTCCGCCTACGAGGCCCTCATCGAAACCGAGGTTCTGCCGAAGTTTGAGGCTTTAAAGAAACTCATCATAGAAGAAGGCCTCTTTGTCCCCCACGTTCGCTACGGTTTTTTCCGCTGCAGCAGGGAGGGAGACCGGCTTACGGTCGAACAAACGGGGAAAAAGCCATGCTACCTTCCCTTTGCCCGCCTGCCACAGGAAAAGGGAGGCTGTCTCGCCGACCGCTTTCCCGAAGAAGGAGGGATCCTTCCCCTTCAGATTGTCACCCTCGGCGAAGGACCGGCACAGAAATCACACCTCATATATTCCGAAGACCGTTACGGGGACTACCTGCGCTTTCACGGTCTGGCAGCCGAGGCCACCGATGCCCTGGCAGCGCTGGTTCACAAGAGCATCGACACCCTGCTCTTCCCCTCTGGCACACGAACCAAGCGCTACTCCTTCGGCTATCCCTGCTGCCCCGACCTCGAGGCCAACAGGACCATCGGAGCGCTCCTCGACGCAGCCTCCATCGGCATAGGCTTTACCGAATCCGGCCAAATGCTCCCCGAACTGAGCACCAGCGCCGTGATCGTACCATACGGCCTGTAA
- a CDS encoding 2-oxoacid:acceptor oxidoreductase family protein produces MKEEIVFAGFGGQGVLLMGKLLCVAAMEEGKYVSHIPSYGAEMRGGTANCQVVISDEEVASPIVAHPSIAVVLNTPSFAKFEPKVKNGGLLLYNSSLVDLRSERTDITVVDVAANNIAEDAGSGRAANMAAIGKLLKLKPDLCSLDGVIQALEKVVSARNKKLNEVNEKVLKAGFAA; encoded by the coding sequence ATGAAGGAAGAGATCGTTTTTGCCGGATTTGGTGGTCAGGGTGTTTTGCTCATGGGAAAATTGCTTTGTGTGGCGGCAATGGAAGAGGGCAAGTATGTGAGTCACATTCCCTCGTATGGTGCGGAGATGCGCGGAGGCACGGCGAACTGTCAGGTCGTCATCTCGGATGAGGAGGTTGCAAGCCCTATTGTCGCCCATCCCTCCATTGCGGTGGTCCTCAATACCCCTTCTTTTGCCAAGTTTGAACCGAAGGTAAAGAATGGAGGGCTTTTGCTCTACAATTCGAGCCTGGTCGACCTCCGCTCTGAGCGCACGGACATCACGGTCGTTGATGTGGCGGCGAACAATATTGCCGAGGACGCAGGAAGCGGCAGAGCCGCAAACATGGCGGCGATCGGTAAACTGCTGAAGCTCAAGCCCGATCTTTGCAGCCTTGATGGGGTGATACAGGCCCTTGAAAAGGTGGTATCGGCACGAAATAAAAAGCTCAATGAAGTAAACGAAAAGGTCCTCAAGGCTGGTTTTGCCGCATAA
- a CDS encoding 4Fe-4S binding protein, whose amino-acid sequence MAQGKPVIDSERCKGCGLCLGACPKKILKLSDDFNKQGVQYPVCVDEDACIACKFCAMMCPDLAITIIKTA is encoded by the coding sequence GTGGCACAAGGAAAGCCCGTTATCGATTCTGAAAGATGTAAGGGATGCGGACTCTGCCTTGGGGCCTGTCCGAAAAAAATCCTGAAATTGTCGGACGACTTCAATAAGCAGGGTGTTCAGTATCCGGTGTGCGTCGATGAAGATGCATGCATTGCCTGCAAATTCTGCGCAATGATGTGTCCTGATCTGGCGATCACGATTATCAAGACTGCTTGA
- a CDS encoding thiamine pyrophosphate-dependent enzyme, with the protein MESKGAGYEVIYKRPEAMTDAKTIYCPGCGHGIIHKLLAECIDELGVRDETILIAPVGCSVLAYNYIDVDGCEAAHGRAPAVATGIKRVHPDKMVISYQGDGDLLAIGTAETIHAANRGENITVIFVNNAIYGMTGGQMAPTTMVGQVTKTTPFGRDANDVGFPIRACEMINTLECPVFIERVSVFDVKQIVKAKKAIKKALTNQKEGKGYSFVEVLSMCPTNWGLKPQAAADWVRDVMVPYYPLGNFRDR; encoded by the coding sequence ATGGAAAGTAAAGGCGCCGGATACGAAGTCATATACAAACGACCTGAGGCCATGACCGATGCGAAAACAATCTATTGTCCCGGCTGCGGTCACGGCATCATCCATAAATTGCTGGCCGAGTGCATCGACGAATTGGGAGTTCGGGATGAGACGATTCTGATTGCCCCTGTCGGCTGCTCCGTCCTCGCGTATAACTATATCGACGTGGATGGCTGTGAGGCGGCTCACGGCCGGGCTCCGGCCGTTGCAACGGGGATCAAACGGGTTCACCCCGATAAAATGGTTATCTCATATCAGGGGGATGGAGATCTCTTGGCAATCGGAACTGCCGAGACGATCCATGCCGCGAACCGCGGTGAGAATATCACGGTAATCTTTGTCAACAACGCCATCTACGGCATGACCGGCGGGCAGATGGCGCCCACCACCATGGTGGGACAGGTAACAAAGACGACTCCCTTTGGAAGGGACGCGAACGATGTCGGTTTTCCCATTCGGGCCTGTGAGATGATAAACACCCTCGAGTGCCCGGTTTTTATCGAGCGGGTGAGTGTCTTTGATGTAAAGCAGATCGTAAAGGCAAAGAAAGCGATCAAGAAGGCGTTGACGAACCAGAAAGAGGGAAAGGGGTATTCCTTTGTCGAGGTCCTTTCTATGTGCCCTACAAACTGGGGCCTCAAGCCGCAGGCAGCTGCAGACTGGGTACGGGACGTCATGGTTCCTTACTATCCCCTCGGCAATTTTCGTGATCGTTAG
- a CDS encoding radical SAM protein: MATYQNTTQITVRWRNSGEERSVSVDSLYRKSLEFLELYANADLTSEKFLALIGEGGARQRFARLIEACGYEDDPAGFFGALLPELAAGKSGPKRINGIILPYRYLMALLELLIPQKGFVSIGDVDQLVAKTNLMVPEAARTELQKVIETYPVRLSYHTIRQMLLSPDVAYQYMPFVEELDPVGHTNTWIGQFHQGLLEQMYQNRVIFLLNMSCPVYCRFCFRKHKESRNEKNPTVEDVNRAIAHVEKSPSIKEIVLTGGDPFLNRSNMAAAIDGLMGIDHVQSLRLATRSLAYYPELFLGKGEWYLNYLKQKNLELQLHGKRMEIATHFIHPDEVSPESLGIITELVKSGIAVYVQTPFLQHCNDTGPELQKLFRLLRGAGAEMHYIYIPCSPIHGNSVYWSPLSDGIDIAEYLRAHLSDRSVPKICTATPIGKMEWYTSGWAVEQVEGQENFIWIRTPYTPDYFKSFAPMASKLPNIRVNEEGTLDIQYMAKIGKASYFLGSRPLRIKKTTLPLSIPDKLQLPAASALLGSQQIVKGGSAALSRVHETRVELQSDVTEADIDYIRSDTLISDVIIRTSSLLAEELHEISSLIGKIGTIDHVNAVRISLPEVNYAPESISPAMIQHLASCNRLTVSNPLRLEIETWFINANQITEMHSALVRRLNNKGITVYANTPLLGEINDNPDEIYNLTYAYRRAGIEFHHLYVAGHPIQKAWNEKHPIDMYDVVDIASKIRREGSGREGPRYILQTPLGDVYYGLTSSFIHGGGDIRVKLDSYDLPYFKALDSSYTLPKDVFIDDGKPVIPMPGLVSSTNFPV, translated from the coding sequence ATGGCTACTTATCAGAACACGACACAGATTACGGTGCGATGGAGAAACAGTGGAGAGGAGCGATCGGTTTCGGTCGACTCATTGTACAGGAAGAGTCTGGAATTTCTCGAGCTGTACGCAAACGCTGATCTCACAAGCGAAAAATTTCTTGCTCTTATCGGTGAAGGCGGTGCACGGCAACGCTTTGCAAGACTCATAGAGGCCTGCGGTTACGAAGATGATCCGGCTGGTTTTTTTGGGGCGCTCTTGCCGGAACTTGCGGCAGGGAAATCGGGGCCCAAAAGAATAAACGGGATCATCTTGCCCTACCGCTATCTTATGGCCCTTCTAGAGCTGCTCATTCCCCAAAAAGGGTTTGTCTCCATAGGTGACGTGGATCAACTCGTCGCAAAAACCAATCTCATGGTCCCTGAAGCGGCACGCACGGAACTTCAGAAGGTGATCGAAACCTATCCGGTACGGCTTTCCTATCACACCATACGCCAAATGCTCCTCTCCCCGGATGTCGCTTATCAATACATGCCCTTCGTGGAGGAGCTGGATCCGGTGGGCCACACCAATACCTGGATTGGTCAGTTCCATCAAGGCCTTTTGGAACAGATGTACCAGAACCGTGTCATTTTTCTGCTTAACATGAGCTGCCCGGTCTATTGCCGCTTCTGTTTTCGCAAGCACAAGGAGTCGCGCAACGAAAAGAACCCGACGGTAGAAGATGTTAATCGGGCAATTGCCCATGTAGAAAAATCGCCGTCAATTAAAGAAATTGTCTTAACCGGCGGTGACCCTTTTCTCAACCGCTCCAACATGGCAGCGGCCATCGATGGTCTCATGGGAATTGATCATGTGCAGAGCCTCAGGCTCGCCACCCGTTCGCTTGCCTACTATCCGGAACTCTTTCTTGGAAAAGGGGAATGGTATCTAAACTATCTGAAGCAAAAGAACCTGGAGCTCCAGCTTCACGGCAAACGGATGGAGATCGCCACCCACTTTATCCATCCCGACGAGGTTTCACCCGAAAGTCTTGGGATCATCACAGAACTGGTCAAAAGTGGTATCGCCGTCTATGTCCAGACCCCTTTTCTGCAGCATTGTAACGATACAGGCCCCGAACTTCAGAAGCTTTTTCGCTTGCTGCGCGGTGCCGGGGCGGAGATGCATTATATATACATCCCCTGCAGTCCCATTCATGGCAATAGCGTCTACTGGTCGCCTCTTTCCGATGGTATCGATATAGCCGAATACCTCCGAGCTCATCTCTCGGACCGCAGCGTACCCAAGATATGTACCGCCACCCCCATCGGAAAGATGGAGTGGTATACCAGCGGCTGGGCGGTTGAGCAGGTCGAAGGACAGGAGAACTTCATTTGGATTAGGACCCCGTATACCCCCGACTACTTCAAGTCCTTTGCCCCCATGGCATCCAAGCTGCCCAACATTCGGGTCAATGAGGAAGGTACCCTGGATATTCAGTACATGGCAAAGATCGGCAAAGCATCCTACTTTCTCGGCTCCAGGCCCCTGAGGATCAAGAAAACGACACTTCCGCTTTCCATTCCCGATAAGCTGCAACTTCCGGCTGCTTCGGCACTACTTGGAAGCCAACAGATTGTAAAGGGAGGCTCGGCGGCCCTTTCCCGGGTTCACGAAACGCGGGTAGAGCTTCAAAGCGATGTAACGGAAGCGGACATCGATTACATTCGCTCCGATACGCTCATCAGCGATGTAATCATCCGCACTTCGTCCCTCCTGGCCGAGGAACTACACGAGATCAGCTCACTGATCGGGAAAATCGGAACCATCGACCACGTTAACGCGGTTCGAATTTCCCTGCCAGAAGTGAATTACGCCCCCGAATCCATATCGCCCGCCATGATCCAGCACCTTGCCTCGTGCAACAGGCTGACGGTAAGCAATCCACTGCGTCTTGAAATCGAAACATGGTTTATCAACGCAAATCAGATAACAGAGATGCACAGCGCCTTGGTCCGCAGACTGAACAACAAAGGCATCACCGTTTATGCAAACACACCGCTTCTGGGTGAAATAAACGACAACCCCGATGAGATCTATAATCTAACCTACGCCTATCGTCGCGCGGGAATCGAATTCCATCATCTCTACGTTGCCGGTCATCCCATCCAGAAGGCCTGGAACGAGAAGCATCCTATCGACATGTACGATGTGGTCGATATTGCATCAAAGATCAGACGGGAAGGGAGCGGAAGAGAAGGCCCCCGCTATATCCTTCAGACCCCATTGGGGGATGTCTACTACGGCCTGACCTCATCCTTTATTCATGGTGGGGGGGATATCAGGGTCAAACTGGACAGTTACGACCTCCCCTATTTCAAGGCCCTGGATTCCTCCTATACGCTTCCCAAAGATGTTTTTATCGACGATGGCAAGCCGGTTATTCCTATGCCCGGACTGGTCAGTTCGACCAATTTTCCGGTATAG
- a CDS encoding 3-methyl-2-oxobutanoate dehydrogenase subunit VorB, giving the protein MNNKVLMKGNEAIGEAAIIAGCTHYFAYPITPQNEIPAYMARRLPEVGGTFLQAESELAAINMVFGASAAGTRVMTSSSSPGVSLKQEGISYLAGAQLPAVVVNMMRGGPGLGNIAGSQGDYWQATRGGGNGDYRTIVLGPANVQELADLTVKAFDLADRYRMVVMILGDGFLGQMSESLELPRPSGEHFEKPWALTGASGRKHNVIASLRLTPEGELERHNLKLMEIYRQVEEHERMWEADRCEDADFVLVAYGTSSRISRAAVNILRKKGIRAGLFRPISLYPFPYGELKEAARGAKQVLAVEMSAGQMQEDVRLSVEGAVPVDGYFRLGGAIPETDEIVRKVESYGK; this is encoded by the coding sequence ATGAATAACAAGGTTTTAATGAAAGGAAATGAGGCGATTGGAGAGGCTGCGATTATCGCTGGGTGTACCCACTATTTTGCCTATCCGATTACACCGCAGAATGAGATTCCCGCCTACATGGCGAGGCGCCTTCCTGAGGTCGGCGGCACATTTCTCCAGGCGGAGAGTGAGCTCGCGGCAATTAATATGGTGTTCGGAGCGTCTGCCGCCGGAACCAGGGTAATGACCAGCTCCTCAAGTCCGGGAGTCAGTCTGAAACAGGAAGGGATCAGTTACCTTGCCGGTGCCCAGCTGCCGGCGGTTGTGGTTAATATGATGCGTGGCGGCCCCGGCTTGGGCAACATTGCAGGAAGTCAGGGGGATTACTGGCAGGCGACACGGGGCGGTGGTAATGGCGATTACCGTACCATTGTACTGGGCCCCGCAAATGTACAGGAGCTTGCCGATCTGACCGTAAAGGCCTTCGATCTTGCAGACCGTTATCGCATGGTGGTTATGATCCTTGGGGATGGTTTTCTCGGTCAGATGTCGGAATCCCTGGAGCTTCCCCGGCCCTCGGGAGAGCACTTTGAAAAGCCCTGGGCCCTTACCGGTGCCTCGGGGCGGAAACACAATGTGATTGCCTCCCTGCGTCTCACCCCCGAGGGAGAGCTCGAACGTCACAACCTGAAGCTTATGGAGATCTATCGTCAGGTCGAGGAGCATGAGCGGATGTGGGAAGCCGACCGCTGTGAGGATGCCGATTTTGTATTGGTTGCCTACGGTACCAGCAGTAGAATTTCCCGCGCTGCGGTCAATATTTTGCGCAAAAAGGGAATCAGGGCAGGACTTTTTCGACCTATCTCCCTTTACCCCTTCCCTTATGGGGAGTTGAAGGAGGCTGCCAGGGGGGCAAAGCAGGTGCTGGCCGTTGAGATGAGCGCCGGGCAGATGCAGGAGGATGTTAGGCTGTCGGTGGAAGGTGCGGTTCCTGTCGACGGTTATTTCAGGCTTGGAGGAGCAATCCCCGAGACTGACGAGATTGTGCGAAAGGTGGAAAGCTATGGAAAGTAA